The window CCGGTATGGTAAGTTTGGACTTTACAAGATCCAGGGCTTTTAAAATGGAGGGAAGATACTGGGTGGCAGTGACCAGGTTAATATTGTGGGCGCCTTCCTCCTGAAGCCGTAAAAAGATATGGGAAAGCTCTTCGTTTGTAATTTCTTTTCCGAAATTCTCCTGACTGATGGAATAATTCTGGCAAAAACAGCAGCCAAGAGTACAGCCGGAAAAAAATACGGTGCCGCTTCCCCTGCTTCCGCTGATACAGGGCTCCTCCCAGTGATGGAGTGCGGCACGGGCCGCCTTTATGGTAGCACCGCATCCGCAAAAGCCGGTGTTTATATGGCGGTTTACCCTGCAGTTTCTGGGGCAGAGGCAGCAGGATTCATATATATGATCAAGATTCATGTGCTTAACTCCTGTTTCTCATCGTTGACAAAGTCACTTTTGTGCATTAATATAGTAAACAATATACTTAAAAAATGCAAGACAAAGATGACGTACAAAGGAACGATTAGGATGAGTGAAACAAAAAAACTGGCTGCCCTTCGATATGCATTTCCCAAAACAATGCCTGTGCTGGCCGGTTATCTGGTTTTAGGGGCAGCATATGGAATACTAATGAATGTCAACGGATATGGGATCTGGTGGGCGCTGGTTATCAGCGTGTTTGTCTATGCGGGAAGCCTGCAGTATCTTGGAATCACATTTTTTGTGGCGGCAGTGAATCCGTGGTACGCTTTTTTTATGTCCTTAATGCTCAATGCCAGGCATTTATTTTATGGGCTTTCCATGCTGGACAAATATAAGGATGCGGGAAAACTGAAGCCATATCTCATATTTGCTTTAACGGATGAAACGTTTTCCGTCCTGTGTAATGAGGAGGTGCCTGAGGGCATTTCAAAATACTGGGTTTATTTTTTCGTATCCATCCTGGATCAGCTGTACTGGGTGACAGGAGCAGTGGCAGGCGCTTTTGCAGGGACCATGATAAGCTTTAATACGGCAGGAATGGACTTTGCCCTGACAGCTCTTTTTGTGGTGATCTTTATTGACCAGTGGAAATCAGGAAAGGGGCGCCCGTCCGCCTGTGTGGGCGTATGTGCCTCAGCCCTTTGTGTGGCGGTCCTTGGACAGAGTGTTTTCATCGTTCCGGCCATGATCCTCATTCTGACAATCATTACAGCCGGATATTTTATGGAAAAGAAAAAGGAGGAACAGTCTTGAACCAGAATATAGCAGCCAACGGCCTTCTTGCAGCGGTCATGGTGCTGGCTACCGTGATCACCCGTTTTCTTCCCTTCTTATTGTTTCCGGCAGGGAAAAAGACACCGAAATACATCCTTTATCTGGGAAAAACCCTTCCATATGCCACCATTGGTCTTTTGGTGGTTTACTGCTTAAGAGGGCTTCAATTTCTTTCCTATCCTCATGGACTTCCGGAGCTTCTTGCCATCGTGGCTATTGCTGCCCTTCATTTGTGGAAGGGAAATTCCCTGTTAAGTATTGGCGTGGGAACGGCTCTCTACATGGTTCTCATTCAGGGAGTCTTCCGCTAAAACAAAAAGAGGCGGAATCAGTATCCTTTTGGAAGTACGGCCTGCTCCCGGAATTCTTTGGGAGAAAGGCCGAATTCTTTTTTAAAGGCCCTGTAAAAGCTGGTATAATCCGAAAAACCGTATTGATGGTACAATTCCCCAAAGGGGAGGCCGGAGAGGATCCCGTTTTTACTTGCCTGAAGCCGTTTTTTTAAGATGTACTGGTGAAGGGAAATTCCCATATTGTCCTTAAACACGTGGGAAATGTGATATTTGCTGGCATAGAAAAAGGATGCCAGATGGTCAAGAGAGAGATTTTCCTCCAAATGGTTGTTAATATAATCACAAATATTCAGATAAAGCACATTTTCATAGGCAGCGGGGACCTGATGGAGCATGTCGTAAGTGATCCGGTTTAACAGCAGCATAAAGGAATGAATCTGCAGCTGTGCATTCAGCTGATGGAATGCCTTATTTCCGTGGATCTCCTCCAGCAAATCCAGAAGGCGCCCCTGGATGTTCTGGAATGTGACAAAATCTGTGCGGAAGTGGTAGTGCTTACTTTCCGACACATAGCGGAAGCTGTAAGAGAAATCTTCTGACCAGGAACACATGGTTTCATAATAGTACCGGCTGATCCATAGAACAATTCGCTGATAGGTTTTCCCAGTGGAATGAAAAATGGGATGGTGCTTCACCTCAGGTGGAATCAGCAGATAATCCCCGTACTGCAAAAGGTACTGGGTCCCTTCTACCTCATAGGACACGTCCCCGTTTAAGAAAAAATACACTTCATAATAAGAATGGCTGTGGTCGACCACATGATCCAGGTCCAGATCCTTGTAAAAAAACACTTCAAATTCTCCTGAATTCATATACTGCCGCTCATTAAAGCCGGTAGACAATTCCTTTTTCATTTGAAAATCCTCTTTCCCGTTATTCTAATGCCTCAATGATATTATGAAAACAAAAGGCTGTTTTCATAATCGGATGGACGGGGCAAAGAACGCCCCTTTTATCCTCACTTGCGTAGCAAGATCAGATAACTATATTATGAAAACAAAAGGCTGTTTTCATAATCGGATGGACGGGGCAAAGAACGCCCCTTTTATCCTCACTTGCGTAGCAAGTTCAGATAAGTTACATTATAGAATATAACCGCAAGTTTTGCAATGTGAACGGCAAATAAATCCATGGTAATACTCCTTTGTTTTGTATATACTGGAATCATAAGTCAGGAAAAGAAAACCCCTATTATTGAATTGCAAAGGAGGCATTTTATGA of the Lacrimispora indolis DSM 755 genome contains:
- a CDS encoding AzlC family ABC transporter permease gives rise to the protein MSETKKLAALRYAFPKTMPVLAGYLVLGAAYGILMNVNGYGIWWALVISVFVYAGSLQYLGITFFVAAVNPWYAFFMSLMLNARHLFYGLSMLDKYKDAGKLKPYLIFALTDETFSVLCNEEVPEGISKYWVYFFVSILDQLYWVTGAVAGAFAGTMISFNTAGMDFALTALFVVIFIDQWKSGKGRPSACVGVCASALCVAVLGQSVFIVPAMILILTIITAGYFMEKKKEEQS
- a CDS encoding AzlD domain-containing protein — encoded protein: MVLATVITRFLPFLLFPAGKKTPKYILYLGKTLPYATIGLLVVYCLRGLQFLSYPHGLPELLAIVAIAALHLWKGNSLLSIGVGTALYMVLIQGVFR
- a CDS encoding helix-turn-helix transcriptional regulator, which translates into the protein MKKELSTGFNERQYMNSGEFEVFFYKDLDLDHVVDHSHSYYEVYFFLNGDVSYEVEGTQYLLQYGDYLLIPPEVKHHPIFHSTGKTYQRIVLWISRYYYETMCSWSEDFSYSFRYVSESKHYHFRTDFVTFQNIQGRLLDLLEEIHGNKAFHQLNAQLQIHSFMLLLNRITYDMLHQVPAAYENVLYLNICDYINNHLEENLSLDHLASFFYASKYHISHVFKDNMGISLHQYILKKRLQASKNGILSGLPFGELYHQYGFSDYTSFYRAFKKEFGLSPKEFREQAVLPKGY